From Pelmatolapia mariae isolate MD_Pm_ZW linkage group LG1, Pm_UMD_F_2, whole genome shotgun sequence, one genomic window encodes:
- the LOC134618073 gene encoding b(0,+)-type amino acid transporter 1-like, translated as MDESGIRKRKESQNGSTDLTKDNKEVVKAVALQKDVGLLSGICLIVGTMIGSGIFISPRSVLLYSGAVGPCLLIWTACGVLSILGALCYAELGTMITKSGGEYPYLMEAFGSIVAYLYSWTTIMVLKPSSFAIITLSFAEYASTPFYPGCSPPLIVTKCLAAAAILIITSINCLSVKLASYVQNFFTAAKLLIILIIVGAGIVMLAQGKTENFSNAFDGTATSFGAIGLAFYNGLWAYDGWSQLNFITEELKNPSRTLPLAIVIGIPLVTVCYVLVNVAYFTVMTTTELLLSPAVAVTFGDRVLYPASWIVPLFVVFSTFGSANGSCFTAGRLVYASGREGHMVKILSYINVKRYTPAPALIFNGVLAIFYTIPADINTLINYFSFAQWFFNGLTALALIVMRFTRKDLNRPVKIPVVLAGIMVLVSCYLVLAPIIDKPELEYLYCTIFIFSGLILYYPFVYRKVNWGRKIMRPITMHLQLIMDVAPPEKTE; from the exons ATGGATGAAAGTGGAATAAGGAAGAGAAAGGAGTCACAGAATGGCTCCACTGACCTTACCAAAGACAACAAGGAGGTGGTGAAGGCCGTTGCTCTTCAAAAAGAT GTTGGTCTGCTGAGTGGCATTTGTCTCATTGTGGGGACTATGATTGGCTCAGGCATTTTCATTTCCCCAAGGTCTGTTTTGCTGTACTCGGGAGCTGTGGGACCTTGCCTCCTAATTTGGACTGCTTGCGGCGTGTTATCTATTCTTG GAGCACTGTGTTATGCTGAACTTGGAACCATGATCACCAAATCAGGCGGCGAGTACCCCTATTTAATGGAGGCTTTTGGCTCTATTGTTGCCTACCTTTACTCCTGGACAACTATTATGGTGTTAAAGCCATCATCCTTTGCTATCATCACACTGAGCTTTGCAGAATATGCCTCTACTCCTTTCTACCCTGGCTGCTCTCCACCTCTAATTGTCACCAAGTGTCTAGCAGCAGCGGCTATAT tGATCATCACATCCATCAACTGTTTAAGTGTCAAACTGGCAAGTTATGTGCAGAACTTCTTTACTGCAGCCAAACTTTTAATCATTCTTATCATAGTTGGAGCTGGAATCGTTATGTTGGCACAAG GAAAAACAGAGAATTTTTCAAATGCTTTTGATGGCACTGCAACATCTTTTGGAGCAATTGGACTTGCATTTTATAATGGGCTTTGGGCTTATGATGGATG GAGCCAACTAAATTTCATCACAGAAGAGCTAAAGAACCCATCTAG GACCTTACCACTGGCGATTGTCATTGGGATCCCTTTGGTTACTGTGTGCTATGTTTTGGTCAATGTTGCTTACTTCACTGTTATGACCACAACTGAACTGCTTTTGTCTCCAGCGGTTGCTGTG acTTTCGGAGACAGAGTCCTTTACCCAGCATCTTGGATTGTTCCTCTCTTTGTTGTCTTCTCAACATTTGGTTCTGCCAATGGAAGCTGCTTCACTGCTGGCAG ATTGGTCTATGCATCTGGCAGAGAAGGACACATGGTGAAAATCTTATCCTACATTAATGTGAAACGCTACACTCCTGCTCCTGCTCTTATATTCAAT GGTGTTTTGGCTATTTTCTACACTATTCCAGCAGATATCAACACCCTCATTAACTACTTCAGCTTTGCTCAGTGGTTTTTCAATGGGCTGACAGCACTGGCTCTCATAGTCATGCGCTTCACTAGAAAGGACCTGAACAGACCAGTTAAG ATACCAGTGGTCTTAGCAGGCATAATGGTCCTGGTGTCCTGCTACCTGGTCTTGGCACCCATCATTGATAAGCCAGAGCTGGAATACCTTTACTGTACCATCTTCATCTTCAGTGGTCTTATCCTTTACTACCCATTTGTCTACCGAAAAGTGAACTGGGGGCGCAAAATCATGA GGCCCATCACTATGCATCTCCAGCTGATAATGGATGTAGCTCCTCCTGAGAAAACTGAATGA